CACCGCGCGACTTCGCCGGCGCCTACTCCTGGTGCACCGCACCGCGCTGGCAGGGCAACGTCGTCGAGAGCACGCCACTCGGCCGTCTGTGGCTCACCGCGCAGCGGACGGACTTCCCGCCGAACGACTACATCGAGCCGACCGGCACGAGTGTCCGGATCCTCGTCCCGGAGAACTTCCTTCCCGAGACCATTGTCGAGTGGCACATCCCCAAGCGCGTCAACACCCTCGAGCGCCTGCGCGCCGACGCCTACGGGGTCGCGTTCTCGGGCCTCTGCGCGGCGCTCTGCGTGCTCGACGGTTTCACGCTCATGCGCCACCGCCGCACCGACGTGTCGCACGGCTTCACCGTCCCGAAGGGCGAGACGGCCGGCGTCGGACTGTTGGACTCCGGGCGTGGCATGAACGCCCACTACCTCCGGACGGACGGCAAGCGCCGGATCAGCACGATGCAGGTCGTCGGCCCGTCCACGTGGAACGCCTCGCCGCGCGACGCCACGGGCCAGCCCGGGCCGCTCGAGGAGGCGCTCATCGGCACGCCGATCATCGAGGAACCCGCAGACGGCCGCCTGACCGGTATCGACGCCATCCGAACCATTCACGGCTTTGATCCGTGTATGCACTGCGGCACGCACTAGTTTCCGCAGGCGGGTGGACCATACGTGAAGTCCACATATACTCGGGACGGAGGAAACCGAGGCGAACGAGCCTGACCGCAAGGAGCGTCGATGAGCACCGGCTGGGTCATCGGCTTCGGGGTGGGCGCGGCGGTGGTGGTGGTCGTCGTCGTGCTGCTCCTGCTCATGATCGCCGGTATGCGCGCCGCGGCCATCCGGGCGGAGTCGATCCTGGCCGCCCTCCACGCCGCTCGGGACAACACCCAGGGACTCTGGGAGATCGAGCGCATCAACACCCTGACCACCCGCATCCTCGTCGCCGCCACCACCGCCCGGCAGGCGCTCGCCCGCCGGGCCGGGTACCGCGTAGGGGAGGTCGGTCAGCGATGACCGACGAGACCCTGTGGTGGACCGCTCTCGGTCTCGGGGCGGTGGTCGCCGTCGTCGCGGTCGCCCTCCTTCAGGTGTTCCTCGGGTACGTCCGCCGGGTCGAACGGGGGGCGGAGGCGATCTGGGAGGCCGGCAAGCAGGTCGCGCGCAACACCTCGACGACGTGGATGCTCGGGCAGACCTCCGAGCGCCTCGACGAGCTCGCCGCCGAGGCGGCGCGCCACGACGCGTTCCTGCGCTCGGTCAAGGGGGCATGAGCCGATGCGTCCCCTGCTCGTCGCCCTGACCGCCGCGGAGATCACCCTCGTCGTCGTCGTGCTCGCCGTGTACCTCCACAAGATCGCGGGATCGCTGCGGGCTACCGCAGGGTTCCTCGGCAAGACGAACTTCGGCGTGCGCGCGATCGAGTCGCAGTGCGCCCCGATCGGGCCGGCGGTCACGAGGATCAACGCGCAGCTGGGCGTCATCTCGTCGGCGCTCGGCGGCCTCGCCGACCTCGCCGAGGGGCTTCCGACCCAGACCAACGGTCGGGACCCCAAGCACACCTCCTCCCGGAGAAGGAGAAAGAGCCGTGGCTGAACTGCAGACCCCGAAGTCGGAGGCGCTGCGCGCCCTGTTCTGGAGGAGCGAGATCCTCCAGGTCATGTACTGGCTGCGGGGGGAGGGCCTCGGTGACGAGATCACCCCGCGGATGATGGAGCGCTTCCTCGGCGTGGGCGCGGAGGTCGGGGTCACCTACCTCAACCGGCTCGTCGAGGAGGGCTACCTCGACCGCACCGAGCGGGGGTTCACCCTGTCTCCCCGCGGTATCGAGGAGGGGGCGGCAGAGTTCGCGTCTTCGTTCGCCGAGCTCACCCGGCCCACCCACGGCGAGTGCAGCGCCGACTGCTGGTGCCACAACTCGCCGGAGGAGGCGGACGCCTGTGCCGCCGAGCGCGGCGCTCACAGCCACTCCCACGATCACGACCACGACCACGACCACTGAGCCGCTGCGTCGCAGCGGCCCTGGAAGCCGAGCCGGACCCCGGGGAGCCCACCATGTCCACCTCACGCATAGACGACGCGCCGGGCGGCTTGCCCCGCAACTACCTGCGGCCCTGCCTGCTCCTCCTCCTCGGTGAGGGAGCCTCGCACGGCTACGAGCTGCTCGAGCAGGTGGGCGTCCTCGGGCTCGAGAAGGCCGACCCGGGTGGTCTCTACCGCACTCTGCGGGCCATGGAGCAGGAAGAGCTCGTGCGCTCGTGGTGGGAGCACTCCGAGTCGGGTCCCGCGCGGCGGACGTACGACCTCACGGAGGAGGGGCGTGACTGGCTCCACGCCTGGGCTGGATCCCTGCGTGAGGTGCACCGGCTGCTCGGGCTCTACCTCGACCGCTACGAGGCCCTGGTCGAGGGCTCGCACTCGACCCTCACGTCATGAGGATCGCGCTCGCCGGCAAGGGCGGTGCCGGCAAGACGACGACGTCGGCGACGCTGGCACGGCTTCTCGCCCTGGGCGGGACGCCCGTCGTCGCCATCGACGCCGACAGCAACCCCAACCTCTCCTTCGCCCTCGGCGTCCCGCGGGAGGAGGCGACGCAGGCCAGGGGCCTGCCGACCTCGCTCGTCTCCCGCCGCCTCGGTGGCCCGGGCCTGACCCAGTCGCTCGACACCGCCCTGGACCGGCACGCGATCGTCGCGCCCGACGGGGTCCGCGTCCTGCTCATGGGGATGCCCGCGCACGCGGAGGAGGGATGCCTCTGCTCGGCGCACGCGACGGTCAGCGCGGTCCTCGAGGACCTCGGAACCCGGCAGGAGGTGGTGACGATCATGGACATGGAAGCGTCACCGGAGCACCTGAGCCGGGGCACCGCCCGCCACGTCGATCAGCTGCTGCTCATCACCGAGCCCTACTACCGGTCGCTGGAGACGGCGCGCAGGATGGCGGCCCTCGCCGCGGAGCTGCCGATCTCCCGCGTGGCCGTGGTCGGCAACAAGATCCGCTCTGAGGGCGACGCCGAGGCGATCGGCGCCTTCTCGGAGCGACACGGCCTCGAGGTGGCCGGTTACGTCCCGTGGAGCGACGCCGTGACGGAGGCCGACGCGCAGGGCGTCCCCCTCGTCGAGCGCGACCCCGACGGTCCCGCTGTCCAGGCCATCGCCGAGCTCGCTCGGGGACTCGTCGCGTACCAGTTCCAGACGGCGGGTTAGGGCACCCGCAAACCGGTTAGACTGCGGGCTGCTCCGGGCAGCTCGACCAAAGCGGTTCGCCATGCCGGTTACGCCCGTCAGTGAAGAGCGGCTCCGCGTCGTGGTCACGCGCGAGCGCCGCACGCCTCCGCGACTCTACGAGCGCAATCCCGTCGCGGGGCTCATCGTCGAGAGCATGGCGAAGGCCAGCGACCGCCACGAGCACGCCGTGCGCGATGCCGGGGCCTTCCTGCTGGACCTCCTCCGCGCGAACGAGCCCGAGGCGCCGTGCCTGTCCCTGCCCGTGGCGATGCGGGTCCTCGCCCGCGACGAGGCTCGGCCGATGGACGATGTGTGCTGCTACCTCTCGCGCACCGCACGCCAGGACGTCCTGCTCGGCATCGCCGTGCACGCCCTCGTCGGCGGCTGCGTGGGCCCGCGCCGGCGCCGCCAGGAGCACACCGACGCGCGCCGCGAGGCCGTGATCCGGACCCTCTACCTGCTGCTCCGCATGTTCGAGGCCCAGCAGCAGGTCGACGACCTCCATCACCACTACGCCGCCGACTAGCAGCCCGCCGGCAACCGAGAAGCCCCCCGCATCGGCGGGGGGCTTCTCCGTGGTCTTGCTCAACGATGGTCTTGCTCAACGATGGTCTTGCTCAACGGTCCCAGGACCTGGGACCGTCGCAACCTGTTCGCCTACTTCCTGGCGGACCGGAGGGCGAAGCGCTGGAGGGTCTTGCTCACGTTCTGCACCTTGTGCTTGGTGCGGAGGTGGTCAGCGACCTTGCTCAGCAGCTCGTCCTCGCTCGAGGCCTTGAAGTGGCCCTTGCAGGTTGCGCCTGCATCCGTTCAGCGGAACTCGGGCATGTGCTCTGCTCCTCCCTTTGGGACTGCCTGTCTCCAAGTCTTACCCCTTGGCGTCAGCCCTGCACGCCGAGGGTCTGGTCGAGCGCGACGCGGGCCTCCTCCAGGTTGGAGTAGATCTCGCCGATGAGCGGCTCGAGCGGCTCGCCGCCCTGCGCGATCGCGCGGACACCGGCGTTGATCGTGCCGACGGTGAAGTTGACGTGGTTCAGGATGACCGCCACACGGATGAGGTAGGCGGCGAGCACCGCGACGGTGGCGAACACGAGCACC
This window of the Egibacteraceae bacterium genome carries:
- a CDS encoding helix-turn-helix transcriptional regulator, which codes for MSTSRIDDAPGGLPRNYLRPCLLLLLGEGASHGYELLEQVGVLGLEKADPGGLYRTLRAMEQEELVRSWWEHSESGPARRTYDLTEEGRDWLHAWAGSLREVHRLLGLYLDRYEALVEGSHSTLTS
- a CDS encoding AAA family ATPase; translated protein: MRIALAGKGGAGKTTTSATLARLLALGGTPVVAIDADSNPNLSFALGVPREEATQARGLPTSLVSRRLGGPGLTQSLDTALDRHAIVAPDGVRVLLMGMPAHAEEGCLCSAHATVSAVLEDLGTRQEVVTIMDMEASPEHLSRGTARHVDQLLLITEPYYRSLETARRMAALAAELPISRVAVVGNKIRSEGDAEAIGAFSERHGLEVAGYVPWSDAVTEADAQGVPLVERDPDGPAVQAIAELARGLVAYQFQTAG